One Luteibacter aegosomaticola genomic window carries:
- a CDS encoding PepSY-associated TM helix domain-containing protein, whose amino-acid sequence MKSSTLRTFTTVHTWTGLLAGFALFIAFYAGAITMFHDPIDVWALPKAELADAQVMDKAGAMMADIVAKHPAARESIGVTYAAGHPSHEVSAYWMEKDGTWMTQAIDDAGAHDAEDHEHGLADFVYELHYDLGIPEIGIYLMGIVSVIYGLALLTGVLIHLPNLLRELFALRPGHNLKRLWQDAHNVIGILSLPFHIIFAVTGALLCLTLVALMAFNTVIFDGKLMSAFERMTSALPDTAAMTAAAPKSDGTVPMLAPAELGAIARKAAIAAGAANFEPDYMRYVHYGQPGAAAEVRGTSEKTLGEYGMVALDASTGRIINMQLTGARDANHATYSAIFGLHFGTFGSLSLRWLYFVLGLAGAFLFYSGNLLYIETRRKRRQAEQPMKVRAMATATVGVCLGTCFAISVMFIANHLAPYLGAEPTHVVQPVCFITFFAAIAWTFWRRPAKAAVDLLWATAVTSVAVGVLDIALHGERLSRTLAEGRYEVLGVDLVAMAMGAGFGWLAVATRRRAVAGDPCSVWAAKAPRARGSTTAVPEG is encoded by the coding sequence ATGAAGTCCAGCACCCTCCGCACCTTCACCACCGTGCACACCTGGACGGGCCTGCTCGCCGGCTTCGCGCTGTTCATCGCGTTCTACGCGGGCGCGATCACCATGTTCCATGACCCGATTGATGTCTGGGCCCTCCCGAAGGCCGAGCTGGCCGATGCGCAGGTGATGGACAAGGCCGGCGCGATGATGGCCGACATCGTGGCGAAGCACCCGGCGGCGCGCGAATCGATCGGCGTCACCTATGCGGCGGGCCATCCCTCGCACGAGGTGTCGGCGTACTGGATGGAGAAGGATGGCACCTGGATGACCCAGGCCATCGACGATGCCGGTGCGCACGATGCGGAAGATCACGAGCACGGCCTCGCCGACTTCGTCTACGAACTGCATTACGACCTCGGCATTCCCGAGATCGGCATCTACCTCATGGGTATCGTCAGCGTCATCTATGGCCTGGCCCTGCTCACCGGCGTGCTGATCCACCTGCCGAACCTGCTGCGCGAACTGTTCGCCCTACGCCCGGGTCACAACCTGAAACGCTTGTGGCAGGACGCCCACAACGTCATCGGCATCCTTAGCCTGCCCTTCCACATCATCTTTGCCGTGACCGGCGCCTTGCTCTGCCTCACCCTGGTGGCGCTGATGGCGTTCAATACGGTGATCTTCGACGGCAAGCTGATGAGTGCGTTTGAACGCATGACTAGTGCGCTGCCGGATACGGCGGCGATGACCGCGGCCGCGCCGAAGAGTGACGGCACGGTGCCGATGCTCGCACCGGCCGAACTTGGCGCCATCGCACGGAAGGCGGCGATCGCCGCCGGTGCCGCCAACTTCGAACCTGATTACATGCGCTACGTGCACTACGGCCAGCCGGGCGCGGCGGCGGAAGTGCGCGGCACCTCGGAAAAAACCCTCGGCGAGTACGGCATGGTCGCGCTCGATGCGAGCACCGGCCGCATCATCAACATGCAGCTCACCGGCGCGCGCGATGCGAACCATGCGACGTACTCGGCGATCTTCGGCCTGCACTTCGGCACGTTCGGCAGCCTCTCGCTCCGCTGGCTCTATTTCGTCCTGGGGCTGGCCGGCGCCTTCCTGTTTTATTCGGGCAACCTGCTCTACATCGAAACCCGACGTAAGCGCCGCCAGGCCGAGCAGCCGATGAAGGTGCGCGCGATGGCGACAGCCACGGTCGGTGTCTGCCTCGGCACCTGCTTCGCCATCTCGGTGATGTTCATCGCCAATCACCTCGCGCCGTACCTGGGCGCCGAACCTACCCATGTCGTGCAACCGGTCTGTTTCATCACCTTCTTCGCCGCCATCGCCTGGACGTTCTGGCGGCGGCCGGCCAAGGCCGCTGTGGACCTGTTGTGGGCCACGGCGGTGACATCGGTCGCGGTGGGTGTACTCGACATCGCGCTGCACGGCGAACGGCTGAGCCGCACCCTGGCAGAGGGCCGTTACGAGGTACTCGGCGTCGATCTGGTGGCCATGGCGATGGGCGCGGGCTTCGGCTGGCTGGCCGTGGCGACGCGGCGGCGGGCGGTCGCGGGGGATCCGTGCAGCGTCTGGGCAGCGAAAGCACCGCGCGCACGCGGGTCGACGACAGCCGTGCCCGAAGGCTGA
- a CDS encoding patatin-like phospholipase family protein, whose protein sequence is MSDFDIADPGALPATSGQPRKPRVALALGAGAAKGLAHIGAIEALEERGFEIVAVAGTSMGALVGGIYAMGKLDVYRDWVSTLARFDVLRLVDWSFSGGGFIKGDRIMAALRELIGEVNIEELPIGYTAVATDIDREREVWLTRGPLFDAIRASIAIPTLFRPYAHEGRRLVDGALLNPLPVLPLMREDADYVVAVSVDGAAELQKAPEKDVTAVPDQGYAAKLGRLIGKVLPGSAESKLRRDPGAFELMTQAMDLMQANLSRLRLAAYQPDLLVELPRNVSAVYEFYRARELIELGRERTEAMLDKWVPRELAPRKP, encoded by the coding sequence ATGAGCGACTTTGATATCGCCGATCCCGGCGCCCTGCCCGCCACGAGTGGCCAACCTCGCAAACCCCGCGTCGCGCTCGCCCTCGGTGCGGGCGCGGCGAAGGGCCTTGCCCATATCGGCGCCATTGAAGCGCTGGAAGAGCGCGGTTTTGAAATCGTCGCGGTCGCCGGTACGTCCATGGGCGCGCTCGTCGGCGGTATCTACGCCATGGGCAAGCTCGACGTGTACCGCGATTGGGTGTCGACGCTTGCGCGCTTCGATGTGCTGCGCCTTGTCGACTGGAGTTTCTCCGGTGGCGGCTTCATCAAGGGCGACCGGATCATGGCCGCGCTGCGCGAGCTGATCGGCGAAGTGAATATCGAAGAGCTGCCGATCGGGTATACCGCCGTCGCTACCGATATCGACCGCGAGCGCGAGGTGTGGCTCACGCGTGGGCCGTTGTTCGATGCGATCCGCGCTTCGATCGCCATCCCGACCTTGTTCCGGCCCTATGCGCATGAAGGCCGCCGGCTCGTCGATGGTGCGCTGCTTAATCCGTTACCGGTGTTGCCGCTGATGCGCGAAGACGCGGATTACGTGGTGGCAGTGAGCGTGGATGGTGCCGCTGAACTGCAGAAGGCGCCGGAGAAGGATGTCACCGCCGTGCCCGACCAGGGCTATGCGGCGAAACTGGGCCGGCTCATCGGCAAGGTGTTGCCGGGTTCGGCTGAATCGAAACTGCGCCGCGATCCGGGCGCGTTCGAGTTGATGACGCAGGCGATGGACCTGATGCAAGCGAACCTTTCGCGCCTGCGTCTGGCCGCGTACCAGCCCGACCTGCTGGTCGAGCTGCCGCGCAATGTCTCGGCGGTGTACGAGTTCTATCGAGCGCGCGAGCTCATTGAACTGGGGCGCGAGCGCACCGAGGCGATGCTGGATAAGTGGGTGCCGCGAGAACTAGCACCCCGCAAACCGTAG
- a CDS encoding ParA family protein → MARIIAVANQKGGVGKTTTSVNLAAALAAAKRKVLLVDFDPQGNATMASGVDKHEAKPNGCEVLLGEVGIAEVLVRTEAGYDLLPGNGDLTAAELKLMDGMAREQRLKEQLAKVADRYDTILIDCPPSLHLLTLNALTAADGVLIPVQCEYFALEGLSSLLDTISAVRQRLNPALEVEGLLRTMYDVRNNLGNEVSAQLTTHFGDKVLRSIIPRNVRLAEAPSHGQPIHLYDRGSRGAIAYIGLAGEIIRRERALAGAIAGSAETGEASADATDATPTTP, encoded by the coding sequence ATGGCCCGCATCATCGCAGTCGCCAACCAGAAGGGCGGCGTCGGCAAGACCACCACCTCCGTGAACCTCGCCGCGGCGCTTGCTGCCGCGAAGCGTAAGGTGCTGCTTGTCGACTTCGATCCGCAGGGCAACGCCACCATGGCGTCGGGTGTGGATAAGCACGAAGCCAAGCCCAACGGCTGCGAAGTGCTGCTGGGTGAAGTCGGTATCGCCGAGGTGCTGGTCCGTACGGAGGCCGGTTACGACCTGCTGCCGGGCAATGGCGACCTCACCGCCGCCGAGCTCAAGCTCATGGACGGCATGGCCCGCGAGCAGCGCCTGAAAGAGCAGCTGGCCAAGGTGGCCGACCGTTACGACACCATCCTTATCGACTGCCCGCCCTCGCTGCACCTGCTGACGCTTAACGCGCTCACGGCGGCCGATGGCGTGCTGATTCCGGTGCAGTGCGAGTACTTCGCGCTCGAAGGCCTTTCCAGCCTGCTGGATACCATCTCGGCCGTGCGCCAGCGGCTGAACCCGGCGCTGGAAGTGGAAGGCCTGCTGCGCACCATGTACGACGTGCGCAACAACCTCGGTAACGAGGTCTCGGCGCAGCTCACCACGCACTTCGGCGACAAGGTGCTCCGCTCGATCATTCCGCGCAACGTGCGCCTTGCCGAGGCGCCCAGCCACGGCCAGCCCATCCATCTTTATGACCGCGGTTCGCGCGGCGCCATCGCCTATATTGGCCTCGCCGGCGAGATCATCCGCCGCGAACGCGCCCTGGCGGGTGCCATCGCCGGTAGCGCCGAAACCGGGGAAGCCTCGGCGGACGCCACCGACGCGACCCCGACCACGCCTTAA
- a CDS encoding GNAT family N-acetyltransferase, protein MSDPGNEPHAELSTPIWQALGTRQAHLGEANVLARRYQADVAPFAAVAEELPEAFDALAELMRPGEIAAVLSREPLALPPGLRSTPLGAVHQMVAESRIDPAAGFGAGILELTDADVDDMLALTQLTKPGPFARRTNAMGRYIGLREEGKLIAMAGERMRVPGYTEVSAVCVDPAQRGRGLAALLINVLRDEIERRGEIPFLHVFGGNQSAIALYERLGFRLSRVFMLNQVSRAGDAVGATTAPLHAD, encoded by the coding sequence GTGAGCGACCCGGGCAACGAACCGCACGCAGAGCTTTCCACCCCGATCTGGCAGGCGCTGGGCACGCGGCAGGCGCACCTTGGCGAAGCCAACGTGCTGGCCCGGCGCTATCAGGCGGATGTGGCACCTTTCGCCGCCGTCGCGGAGGAGCTGCCGGAAGCTTTCGATGCCCTCGCCGAGCTGATGCGCCCGGGCGAGATCGCCGCCGTCCTCTCGCGCGAGCCACTCGCCCTGCCACCCGGCCTGCGCTCCACACCGCTAGGTGCCGTGCACCAGATGGTCGCCGAGTCGCGCATTGATCCGGCCGCAGGCTTCGGCGCGGGGATCCTTGAGCTGACCGACGCCGATGTCGACGACATGCTCGCACTCACCCAGCTAACCAAACCTGGTCCCTTCGCTCGCCGCACTAACGCGATGGGCCGGTATATCGGGCTACGTGAAGAGGGGAAGCTCATCGCCATGGCCGGCGAACGCATGCGCGTGCCTGGCTATACCGAGGTGAGCGCGGTCTGCGTGGACCCGGCCCAGCGCGGGCGCGGCCTCGCCGCCCTGCTTATCAACGTGCTACGCGACGAGATCGAACGCCGCGGCGAGATCCCGTTCCTGCACGTGTTCGGCGGCAACCAGTCGGCCATCGCCCTTTACGAACGCCTCGGCTTCCGCCTGAGCCGCGTCTTCATGCTTAACCAGGTATCGCGCGCTGGCGACGCCGTCGGTGCCACGACAGCGCCGCTCCACGCGGACTGA
- a CDS encoding RES family NAD+ phosphorylase, with protein sequence MTVFLWRIATEAAAYTADDMTGKGAELTGGRWNQKGTPMVYAATSLALAALEVVVHLPRAPIPLNRYIIRIAVPDPVWDAREAINQDTAPAGWDAEPAGLTARRFGEDWIKRGSSCLHAVPSVVVPLEQNILINPLHAHADQLKAENLGKFTFDARIRP encoded by the coding sequence GTGACGGTGTTCCTGTGGCGGATCGCCACCGAGGCCGCCGCATATACAGCTGACGATATGACCGGCAAGGGTGCCGAACTCACCGGCGGCCGCTGGAACCAGAAAGGCACGCCAATGGTGTACGCGGCTACGTCGCTCGCCCTGGCCGCGCTCGAGGTGGTGGTCCACCTGCCCCGCGCACCCATACCGCTCAACCGCTACATCATCCGGATCGCCGTGCCCGATCCGGTATGGGATGCCCGCGAAGCGATTAACCAGGATACGGCTCCCGCTGGCTGGGATGCCGAACCGGCTGGCCTGACGGCGCGACGCTTTGGCGAAGACTGGATCAAGCGCGGCAGCAGCTGCCTGCACGCCGTGCCCTCGGTGGTCGTGCCACTCGAGCAGAACATCCTCATCAATCCATTGCACGCTCACGCCGATCAGCTGAAAGCCGAGAACCTGGGCAAGTTCACGTTCGATGCGCGCATCCGGCCGTGA
- the rsmG gene encoding 16S rRNA (guanine(527)-N(7))-methyltransferase RsmG yields the protein MTARDDLKSLLERGIAQLDVTLPEGAVERLLDYRELLERWNSAYNLTAIREDRAQINLHLLDSLAILPYVHGRSLADLGTGPGLPGIPLSIAEPAREVLMVDSNGKKVRFLREAIRSLKLGNAKALQSRVEDVEGTFECITARAFASLADMLGWGGHLLAPGGTWLAMKGKHPEDELAGVPAGFSVEAIHTLSVPGVDGERHLVVIRRD from the coding sequence ATGACTGCCCGCGACGACCTCAAATCCCTGCTCGAACGCGGCATTGCCCAGCTCGACGTGACCCTGCCCGAAGGCGCCGTGGAGCGCCTGCTCGATTACCGCGAGCTGCTCGAGCGCTGGAATTCGGCCTACAACCTCACCGCGATCCGCGAGGACCGGGCTCAGATCAATCTCCATCTGCTCGATTCCCTGGCCATCCTTCCCTACGTACATGGCCGTTCGCTGGCCGACCTGGGCACGGGCCCCGGCCTGCCCGGCATCCCGCTGTCGATCGCCGAACCGGCGCGCGAAGTGCTGATGGTGGATTCGAACGGGAAGAAGGTGCGCTTCCTGCGCGAGGCCATCCGTTCGTTGAAGCTGGGCAACGCGAAGGCGCTGCAGAGCCGGGTGGAAGACGTGGAAGGCACCTTCGAGTGCATCACCGCCCGCGCGTTTGCCTCACTGGCCGACATGCTCGGCTGGGGTGGGCACCTGCTGGCGCCGGGCGGAACCTGGCTGGCGATGAAGGGGAAGCATCCCGAGGACGAGCTGGCGGGCGTGCCGGCGGGCTTCTCGGTGGAGGCTATCCATACGCTTTCCGTGCCGGGGGTCGACGGCGAGCGGCATCTGGTCGTTATCCGGCGCGATTGA
- a CDS encoding glycosyltransferase family 2 protein, which yields MTDLAVVVPVFNERDNIPPLLAEIAAALRGRIDFEIIYVDDDSSDDSLAVLKAAQKDYPELRVLHHVTRSGQSTAVWNGVRAARAPWVATLDGDGQNDPADIPKLLAARAGAGADLKLFAGWRVTRRDSFNKRISSKIANAVRSRMLQDSTPDTGCGLKLFERETFLRLPYFDHMHRYLPALVKRAGYASQSVPVGHRPRTAGTSKYGMLDRLWVGLADLRGVAWLMRRAKVTKTEEF from the coding sequence ATGACCGACCTCGCCGTGGTCGTGCCCGTCTTCAACGAGCGCGACAACATCCCGCCCCTCCTCGCCGAGATCGCTGCGGCCCTGCGTGGGCGGATCGACTTCGAAATCATCTACGTCGACGACGACAGCAGCGACGACAGCCTCGCCGTGCTCAAGGCGGCCCAGAAGGATTACCCGGAGCTGCGTGTGCTCCACCACGTGACCCGCAGCGGGCAGAGCACCGCCGTGTGGAATGGCGTGCGCGCGGCGCGCGCGCCGTGGGTCGCCACGCTCGATGGCGATGGCCAGAACGACCCGGCCGATATCCCGAAGCTGCTGGCCGCCCGCGCGGGCGCGGGTGCCGATCTCAAGCTGTTCGCTGGCTGGCGCGTGACCCGCCGCGATAGCTTCAACAAGCGCATCTCCTCGAAGATCGCCAACGCGGTGCGCTCGCGCATGCTCCAGGACAGCACCCCGGATACCGGTTGCGGTCTGAAGCTGTTCGAGCGCGAGACCTTCCTGCGCCTGCCCTACTTCGACCACATGCACCGCTACCTGCCGGCGCTGGTCAAGCGCGCGGGTTACGCCAGCCAGAGCGTGCCGGTGGGCCATCGTCCGCGTACGGCGGGCACCTCGAAGTACGGCATGCTCGATCGCCTGTGGGTCGGCCTGGCCGACCTGCGCGGCGTCGCGTGGCTGATGCGCCGCGCCAAGGTCACGAAGACCGAAGAATTCTAA
- a CDS encoding antitoxin Xre/MbcA/ParS toxin-binding domain-containing protein: MAESEKKGTKTRARRVRSVADSSPMYRLNIEYRSIALSSPSEKSTMVRKGLSPAFVKQMAHDLAIDQSVLTDSMGIARSTFTRKAKNHEALSSGESAVALGLARIVGEIERILAESGDPEQLKDFDTAEWVGVWLREPVAALGGHPPLDFMDNPYGQETVLQLVGQMQSGAFA, encoded by the coding sequence ATGGCCGAGAGCGAGAAGAAAGGCACGAAGACCCGGGCGCGTCGCGTTCGGAGCGTCGCTGATAGCAGCCCGATGTACCGGCTGAACATCGAGTACCGCTCGATCGCCCTGAGTTCGCCAAGCGAAAAGTCGACCATGGTCCGGAAGGGCCTGTCGCCCGCGTTCGTGAAGCAGATGGCTCATGACCTGGCCATTGATCAATCGGTGCTCACCGATTCGATGGGCATCGCACGCAGCACGTTTACCCGCAAGGCAAAGAACCACGAAGCGCTGTCGAGCGGGGAAAGCGCCGTAGCGCTCGGTCTGGCGCGCATCGTCGGCGAAATTGAGCGCATTCTCGCTGAAAGTGGCGACCCGGAGCAGCTGAAGGACTTTGACACCGCCGAGTGGGTGGGCGTCTGGCTGCGCGAACCGGTCGCCGCGCTGGGCGGGCACCCTCCGCTCGATTTCATGGATAACCCGTACGGGCAGGAGACGGTCCTGCAGCTGGTCGGGCAGATGCAGTCCGGGGCGTTTGCGTGA
- a CDS encoding helix-turn-helix transcriptional regulator, whose amino-acid sequence MDRYERILTLHRLLKSAHYPVPLSRLMDELECSRATLYRDVAFLRDALGAPVQSVAGDQASFRYEAGEGDSFELPGLWLTSDELAALMALNELIGRSDPGVLAGALAPFKARIERLLSDHGSGKALPVDRIRVISWGARKLDQQVFRIVAGAVLERRQVTFRYRARTTNSDTRRTVSPQRLTHYRDNWYLDVWDHDREALRSFAVDRIAEPQAQEARAKDVEETELNELLASSYGIFAGKPKAWATIRFSSHAARWVADEHWHSQQKGEWLPDGRYELKVPYSNSRELLMDVLKYGPDAEIVAPLPLREEMKILLQLALSGYQNGNNGNHH is encoded by the coding sequence ATGGACCGCTACGAGCGCATTCTTACCCTGCACCGACTCCTGAAGTCCGCGCATTATCCGGTTCCGCTTTCGCGGCTCATGGATGAGCTGGAATGCTCGCGCGCCACCCTCTACCGCGACGTGGCCTTCCTGCGCGATGCGCTGGGCGCCCCGGTGCAGAGCGTGGCTGGCGACCAGGCTTCCTTCCGCTATGAAGCGGGCGAGGGCGATAGTTTCGAACTACCCGGCCTGTGGCTGACCAGTGATGAACTGGCTGCCCTCATGGCCCTCAACGAACTGATCGGGCGTTCCGATCCCGGCGTGCTGGCCGGGGCGCTCGCACCGTTCAAGGCGCGCATCGAGCGCCTGTTGTCGGACCATGGCAGTGGCAAGGCCCTGCCGGTGGATCGCATCCGGGTGATTTCCTGGGGTGCACGCAAGCTCGACCAGCAGGTGTTCCGGATCGTGGCGGGCGCGGTGCTCGAGCGTCGCCAGGTCACCTTCCGCTACCGGGCCCGCACCACCAATTCCGATACGCGCCGCACGGTGTCGCCGCAGCGCCTCACGCATTACCGCGATAACTGGTACCTCGATGTGTGGGACCACGACCGCGAGGCGCTGCGCAGCTTCGCCGTGGATCGCATCGCCGAGCCGCAGGCCCAGGAAGCGCGCGCGAAGGACGTGGAAGAGACCGAGCTCAACGAGTTGCTGGCGTCGAGCTACGGCATCTTCGCCGGCAAGCCGAAGGCATGGGCGACCATTCGCTTCTCCTCGCACGCCGCGCGCTGGGTCGCCGATGAGCACTGGCACTCGCAGCAGAAGGGCGAGTGGCTGCCCGATGGCCGCTATGAGCTGAAGGTGCCGTACTCGAATTCGCGCGAGCTGCTGATGGACGTGCTTAAGTACGGCCCGGATGCGGAGATCGTCGCACCGCTGCCGCTGCGCGAGGAAATGAAGATCCTGCTGCAGCTGGCCCTCTCCGGCTACCAGAACGGCAACAACGGTAACCACCACTGA
- a CDS encoding DUF3379 family protein: MNCLEFRRRLTTEPRSRDPELLAHRDTCTEGCAAFWQRTQRFEDDIEAAMAVPVPDGLADRILLAQATGERRTQLGHRRAWMAMAASVLIAFAGVGMLWRYTDQHSLAAMSVAHMPYEMASLTLTRPMTDDDVEAGFIGRATHLKGPAPAMVTYVHDCTVGQYPAVHAVTRMDDEPVVALYMPGKMDSTPGTFHRGGWDGREVQLSGGTLVILAQGASHKAMDTAERGWRAAIDGSNLTASL; the protein is encoded by the coding sequence ATGAACTGCCTCGAATTCCGCCGCCGGCTGACCACGGAACCGCGCTCGCGCGATCCGGAACTGCTCGCCCACCGCGATACCTGCACCGAAGGGTGCGCCGCCTTCTGGCAGCGTACCCAACGCTTCGAGGATGACATCGAGGCCGCGATGGCCGTGCCGGTGCCCGATGGGTTAGCCGATCGCATCCTGCTGGCCCAGGCCACGGGCGAGCGCCGCACGCAGCTCGGCCACCGCCGCGCGTGGATGGCCATGGCCGCCTCGGTGCTGATCGCCTTCGCCGGCGTCGGCATGCTCTGGCGCTATACCGACCAGCATTCGCTGGCTGCGATGTCCGTGGCGCATATGCCGTATGAAATGGCCTCGCTGACCCTCACGCGCCCGATGACCGACGATGACGTCGAAGCCGGCTTCATCGGCCGCGCTACCCATCTGAAGGGCCCTGCCCCGGCGATGGTCACCTACGTCCACGATTGCACGGTGGGCCAGTACCCGGCCGTGCACGCCGTCACCCGCATGGACGACGAGCCGGTCGTGGCCTTGTACATGCCCGGCAAGATGGATAGCACCCCTGGCACGTTCCACCGTGGTGGCTGGGATGGTCGCGAGGTCCAGCTCAGCGGGGGCACTCTGGTGATCCTCGCCCAGGGCGCCAGCCACAAGGCCATGGATACGGCCGAGCGCGGCTGGCGCGCCGCCATCGACGGTTCAAACCTCACAGCATCCCTGTAG
- a CDS encoding ParB/RepB/Spo0J family partition protein: MAAAKKRGLGRGLDALLGGGAGPEAAPSVIEQEGELRTLPIHHIQAGKYQPRRHWNDEALDELAASIKAQGLIQPVVVRSIGKNSYELIAGERRWRAAQRAQMSEIPALVKDVPEQSVLAMALIENIQRQELTPLEEAQALQRLVDEFDLTHQQAADAVGRSRASVSNLLRLNELPASIKQLLDEGKLEMGHARALLTLPSTIAEPLAREAARNGWTVRELEEAARKAQLEPKGKAKSAGPMDPNVANLERELAERFATRVEVAQGRGGKGKLVIHYHSNDELDGILSKIR; the protein is encoded by the coding sequence ATGGCAGCAGCGAAAAAACGTGGCCTCGGCCGTGGCCTGGATGCCCTCCTCGGCGGCGGCGCCGGTCCGGAAGCCGCGCCCTCGGTGATCGAGCAGGAAGGCGAGCTGCGCACGCTGCCCATCCACCATATCCAGGCGGGCAAGTACCAGCCGCGCCGGCACTGGAACGATGAAGCGCTCGACGAACTGGCCGCTTCGATCAAGGCCCAGGGCCTGATCCAGCCGGTAGTGGTCCGTTCCATCGGCAAGAACAGCTACGAACTCATCGCCGGCGAACGCCGCTGGCGCGCCGCCCAGCGTGCGCAGATGAGCGAGATCCCCGCGCTGGTGAAGGATGTGCCCGAGCAGTCCGTGCTCGCCATGGCGCTCATCGAGAACATCCAGCGCCAGGAGCTCACCCCGCTCGAAGAAGCCCAGGCCCTGCAGCGCCTGGTCGATGAATTCGACCTCACCCACCAGCAGGCCGCCGATGCGGTCGGCCGCTCGCGTGCGTCGGTGTCCAACCTGCTCCGCCTCAACGAGCTGCCCGCTTCGATCAAGCAGCTGCTGGACGAGGGCAAGCTGGAAATGGGCCATGCCCGCGCCCTGCTCACCCTGCCCTCGACCATCGCCGAACCGCTGGCGCGCGAAGCCGCCCGCAACGGCTGGACGGTGCGTGAACTCGAGGAAGCCGCGCGCAAGGCCCAGCTGGAGCCGAAGGGCAAGGCCAAGTCGGCCGGCCCGATGGACCCGAACGTGGCCAACCTCGAGCGTGAGCTGGCCGAACGCTTCGCCACCCGCGTCGAAGTGGCCCAGGGCCGCGGCGGCAAGGGCAAGCTCGTCATCCATTACCACAGCAACGACGAGCTGGACGGCATCCTCAGCAAGATCCGCTGA
- a CDS encoding sigma-70 family RNA polymerase sigma factor — translation MAKLPVQEDVNPKQRQYEAMVRALSADLYRFAWWLTRSETVAQDLVQETFLRAWKNLDALRDAESAKPWLFTILRREHARLYERKRLEIVELDDNVVEDAAFASPERSGDAAQVRDAISRLPDKYREPLAMQVLAGMSADEIAESTGQKAGAVMTQLFRARQQLKRLLGGRAAAEGGRT, via the coding sequence ATGGCGAAGCTCCCGGTCCAAGAGGATGTGAACCCGAAGCAGCGCCAGTACGAAGCCATGGTGCGCGCCCTCTCGGCCGACCTCTATCGGTTTGCCTGGTGGCTGACGCGCTCCGAAACGGTCGCCCAGGACCTTGTCCAGGAGACCTTCCTGCGCGCGTGGAAAAACCTCGATGCGCTCCGCGATGCGGAGTCGGCCAAGCCCTGGCTGTTCACTATCCTGCGTCGGGAACACGCCCGCCTTTACGAGCGCAAGCGGCTCGAAATCGTCGAACTGGACGACAACGTCGTCGAAGATGCCGCCTTCGCCAGCCCGGAACGCAGCGGTGACGCCGCCCAGGTTCGCGATGCGATCAGCCGCCTACCCGACAAGTATCGCGAGCCGCTCGCCATGCAGGTACTTGCCGGCATGAGCGCCGACGAGATCGCCGAAAGCACCGGCCAGAAGGCCGGCGCCGTGATGACCCAGTTGTTCCGCGCCCGCCAGCAGCTTAAGCGCCTGCTCGGCGGCCGCGCCGCGGCCGAGGGGGGCCGGACATGA